In one window of Gammaproteobacteria bacterium DNA:
- a CDS encoding HAD-IA family hydrolase codes for MDSIDRIATSMQRAFVDVGLTCPADDSVREVIGLSLDNAIKRLAPSANESILGQISDRYRHHFVETCEIPMPMFPYATKMLESLKQRGYLLAVATGKARRGLDRVFQDVHCRHLFNATRCADETESKPHPRMLNELMQELNVSAEQTLMVGDTEFDMVMASNAGVDAVGVSYGVHKRQRLLKHQALVCVDSIEQLHDWFHKLSCQPISTITRITL; via the coding sequence ATGGATTCGATTGATCGTATTGCAACTTCGATGCAGCGCGCCTTTGTCGATGTTGGATTAACGTGTCCCGCTGATGATAGCGTCAGAGAAGTTATTGGCTTGAGCCTTGACAATGCCATCAAGCGCTTAGCACCAAGTGCTAATGAATCAATCCTTGGCCAGATAAGTGATCGCTATCGCCATCATTTCGTTGAGACATGCGAAATTCCCATGCCAATGTTCCCTTATGCCACAAAAATGCTGGAGTCGTTAAAGCAACGTGGGTATTTACTGGCTGTGGCAACAGGCAAGGCGCGGCGCGGTCTCGATCGTGTTTTTCAAGATGTTCATTGTCGCCACTTATTTAATGCCACACGCTGTGCAGATGAAACAGAATCGAAACCACACCCGAGAATGCTTAACGAGTTAATGCAAGAGTTAAACGTTTCGGCTGAGCAAACATTGATGGTGGGTGACACAGAGTTTGATATGGTCATGGCCAGTAATGCGGGTGTTGATGCTGTTGGCGTTAGTTATGGTGTACACAAGCGGCAACGTTTATTAAAGCATCAGGCACTCGTTTGTGTCGATTCGATAGAACAACTACATGATTGGTTTCATAAGCTTTCATGCCAACCTATATCTACTATTACACGGATAACATTATGA
- a CDS encoding DUF177 domain-containing protein codes for MSSGSLKSVLEVAVDPYLQARRARHIQGSIAIAKFERLVGTLSPKSLSAVSSTEQTTQKHGGTQLQTNTDVEVDVEFSRSVRGQPQFQLTVKATLFAECQRCLGEVSYCINSEKTMLVLNDEAALENASKKFGEEFEFVLAKEEKLILMPIIEDELLLSLPLMFKHDDCQMAVESVDDDEKLEKRVNPFAVLSQLKE; via the coding sequence ATGTCATCAGGTTCATTGAAATCAGTCTTGGAAGTCGCTGTTGATCCGTATCTGCAAGCACGTCGCGCGCGGCATATACAGGGTAGCATCGCAATTGCCAAGTTTGAGCGGCTAGTTGGGACTTTATCCCCCAAGAGCTTGTCCGCCGTATCAAGCACGGAGCAAACCACGCAAAAGCATGGGGGCACGCAGCTACAAACTAATACTGATGTCGAGGTTGATGTTGAGTTTAGTCGTAGCGTGCGAGGACAGCCTCAGTTTCAATTAACCGTTAAAGCGACATTGTTTGCTGAATGCCAGCGTTGTTTGGGCGAAGTAAGTTACTGCATAAACAGCGAAAAAACAATGTTGGTGTTGAACGATGAGGCGGCATTGGAAAATGCGTCTAAAAAGTTTGGCGAAGAATTTGAGTTTGTATTAGCAAAAGAAGAAAAGCTTATACTAATGCCAATTATAGAAGACGAGTTATTATTGTCGTTACCGCTTATGTTTAAGCATGACGATTGCCAGATGGCGGTCGAGTCAGTAGACGACGACGAAAAACTTGAAAAACGTGTCAACCCTTTTGCTGTGTTAAGTCAGCTTAAAGAATAA
- the plsX gene encoding phosphate acyltransferase PlsX, translating into MITIALDAMGGDHGVMTIVAAACQLLKETSPKDSPRVKLILVGQQDAITDALRQQQMTVGERLSIQHASEVVAMDESPALALRGKKDSSMRVAINLVKEGVADACVSAGNTGALMATARYVLKTLPGINRPAICTTLPTVDTHTHMLDLGANVDTSAEHLFQFAVMGSVLVAAVDNIQSPTVGLLNIGEEEIKGNEQVKQAAKLLESSHLNYYGFIEGDDIYQGKVNVVVCDGFAGNVALKSSEGVAKMISYYLKKCFNKNFMTRLAALFASSVLKQFRDRMDPRRYNGASLLGLRGIVIKSHGGADAFAFKYAIREAMIEVEKNVPEKLATELANVLVEQRTG; encoded by the coding sequence ATGATCACAATCGCGCTCGACGCCATGGGCGGTGACCATGGTGTTATGACTATCGTCGCAGCAGCTTGTCAACTGCTCAAAGAGACCTCCCCTAAAGATAGTCCCAGGGTAAAACTTATTCTCGTTGGTCAGCAAGACGCCATTACTGACGCCCTACGCCAGCAACAAATGACTGTTGGTGAGCGTCTATCTATTCAGCACGCGTCCGAAGTGGTTGCGATGGATGAGTCGCCTGCCTTGGCTCTGCGCGGCAAAAAAGACTCTTCTATGCGCGTGGCCATCAACCTTGTTAAAGAAGGTGTTGCTGATGCTTGCGTTAGTGCCGGCAATACCGGTGCGTTGATGGCTACTGCACGTTATGTCTTGAAAACTTTACCGGGCATTAATCGTCCCGCGATTTGTACTACCTTGCCAACGGTTGATACCCACACCCATATGCTGGACCTGGGTGCTAATGTTGATACTAGTGCCGAACACCTTTTTCAGTTCGCGGTCATGGGCTCTGTTCTGGTTGCTGCGGTTGACAATATTCAATCGCCAACCGTTGGTTTGTTGAATATTGGTGAAGAAGAAATAAAAGGCAATGAGCAAGTTAAACAGGCTGCGAAATTACTGGAAAGCAGTCACCTTAATTATTACGGTTTTATCGAAGGTGATGACATTTATCAGGGCAAGGTCAATGTAGTGGTATGTGATGGGTTTGCTGGTAACGTTGCTTTAAAAAGCAGTGAAGGTGTTGCAAAGATGATCAGTTATTATCTTAAAAAATGCTTTAATAAAAATTTCATGACGCGTCTTGCCGCTTTGTTTGCCAGCAGTGTGCTTAAGCAGTTTCGCGACCGCATGGATCCACGCCGCTATAATGGTGCAAGCCTGTTAGGGTTGCGTGGTATTGTGATTAAAAGCCATGGTGGTGCTGATGCCTTTGCCTTCAAATATGCCATACGAGAAGCAATGATTGAAGTGGAAAAAAATGTACCTGAAAAGTTAGCAACAGAGTTAGCAAATGTTTTAGTTGAGCAGCGTACCGGATGA
- the fabD gene encoding ACP S-malonyltransferase translates to MSYSFVFPGQGSQSVAMLAALYHQEPLIATTFDTASELLGYDLWQLVANGPAEELNRTEVTQPAILVASIACYRVWLDKGLDAPIAMSGHSLGEYSALVCANALSFADAIILVRDRGRFMQSAVAAGEGAMAAILGLEDDAVIDICNAAAAGEILSAANFNSPGQVVVAGTTSAVKRAADLAKERGAKRAIILPVSVPSHCLLMQAAAKQLTVALAEIEINTPTIPVIHNVDGQVRAEPDAIRQALIKQLYAPVRWVDCVNQLKTYDADEIIECGPGKVLAGLIKRIDRSLVTRNLNTSTDFSA, encoded by the coding sequence ATGTCGTATTCATTTGTTTTTCCCGGTCAAGGGTCTCAGTCCGTTGCTATGTTAGCGGCGCTTTATCATCAAGAACCCTTAATTGCCACTACATTTGATACGGCATCCGAATTATTAGGTTATGACCTGTGGCAGTTGGTTGCGAATGGCCCAGCGGAAGAGTTAAATCGTACTGAAGTGACGCAGCCTGCAATATTGGTTGCATCCATTGCCTGTTATCGTGTTTGGTTAGACAAAGGCCTTGATGCGCCAATTGCAATGAGCGGGCATAGCCTCGGTGAATACTCAGCATTGGTGTGTGCCAATGCCCTGTCTTTTGCTGACGCCATAATCTTGGTACGTGATCGTGGCCGCTTTATGCAATCTGCTGTTGCTGCAGGTGAAGGTGCAATGGCCGCAATCCTGGGTTTGGAAGACGATGCGGTGATAGACATCTGTAATGCTGCCGCCGCAGGTGAAATATTGTCAGCCGCTAACTTTAATTCTCCTGGCCAAGTAGTTGTTGCAGGCACGACTAGCGCGGTGAAGCGAGCTGCCGATTTGGCAAAAGAACGTGGTGCAAAACGCGCAATAATTTTACCCGTGAGCGTGCCTTCACATTGTTTGTTAATGCAAGCTGCGGCAAAACAATTAACAGTAGCTTTAGCTGAAATTGAGATTAATACGCCAACGATTCCCGTTATTCATAATGTTGATGGACAAGTGCGCGCAGAGCCTGATGCGATTCGTCAGGCGCTTATTAAGCAACTCTATGCACCAGTACGCTGGGTTGATTGTGTCAATCAGCTTAAAACCTATGACGCAGATGAAATCATTGAATGTGGCCCGGGCAAAGTATTGGCCGGTTTGATTAAGCGTATTGACCGTTCATTGGTAACGCGAAATCTTAATACAAGCACTGATTTTTCTGCCTGA
- the fabF gene encoding beta-ketoacyl-ACP synthase II, with the protein MDRRRVVITGMGMISPVGLNVADSWRNILAGQSGIETLTSFDVSNFATRIGGAIKNFDVCEYISKKDAKKMDLFIHYGMAAGIQAVTDSGLEVTEANAARMGVAIGSGIGGLPGIESGYDGFLKGGPRKISPFFVPSTIINMISGHLSIKYGFKGPNIAVVSACTTGTHNIGEAARIIRCGDADVMIAGGAEMATSACGLGGFASARALSRRNDDPSTASRPWDKNRDGFVLGDGAGVMVLESYEHAKARGANIYAELIGYGLNADAYHMTSPSQGGEGASACMDLAIANAGINPQEIDYINAHGTSTPAGDKAETQAIKRSFGDYAKSVAISSTKSMTGHLLGATGGVEAIFSVLAIRDQVAPPTINLTTPDPECDLDYVPNNARDMKIDIALSNSFGFGGTNATLIMSRLS; encoded by the coding sequence ATAGATAGACGACGTGTTGTAATTACTGGCATGGGTATGATTAGTCCCGTTGGGCTGAATGTTGCCGATAGCTGGCGCAATATTCTGGCTGGCCAAAGTGGCATTGAAACCCTTACGTCTTTTGATGTCTCCAACTTCGCCACTCGCATTGGCGGCGCCATCAAAAACTTTGATGTCTGCGAATATATCTCGAAAAAAGATGCCAAAAAAATGGATTTATTTATCCATTACGGCATGGCCGCAGGTATTCAAGCAGTTACCGACTCAGGTTTAGAAGTGACCGAAGCCAATGCGGCGCGTATGGGTGTTGCTATTGGTTCAGGTATTGGTGGTCTGCCTGGTATTGAATCGGGTTATGACGGCTTTTTGAAAGGTGGCCCTCGTAAGATTTCCCCCTTCTTTGTGCCGAGCACCATTATTAATATGATCTCAGGCCATTTATCGATCAAGTACGGATTTAAAGGGCCTAATATCGCAGTTGTCAGTGCCTGTACCACGGGCACACATAACATTGGCGAAGCAGCGCGGATTATTCGTTGCGGTGATGCCGATGTGATGATTGCAGGCGGCGCTGAAATGGCCACCTCTGCTTGCGGTCTCGGAGGCTTTGCCTCGGCCCGCGCCTTATCTCGACGTAATGATGATCCAAGCACCGCCAGTCGTCCCTGGGATAAAAATCGTGACGGCTTCGTCTTAGGCGATGGCGCCGGCGTTATGGTGCTTGAGTCTTATGAACACGCCAAAGCACGTGGAGCAAATATTTACGCCGAGCTCATTGGCTATGGCTTAAACGCTGATGCCTATCATATGACATCGCCATCGCAAGGCGGTGAAGGTGCCAGTGCATGCATGGATTTAGCGATTGCCAATGCTGGCATTAATCCACAAGAAATTGATTACATCAACGCGCATGGCACCTCAACGCCAGCGGGCGATAAAGCAGAAACCCAAGCAATTAAGCGCAGCTTTGGTGATTACGCGAAATCAGTAGCGATTAGTTCGACCAAATCGATGACAGGCCATCTATTAGGTGCCACAGGCGGAGTTGAGGCCATTTTTTCAGTGTTAGCAATACGTGACCAAGTTGCACCACCAACGATTAACCTTACAACACCAGACCCTGAGTGTGATCTTGATTATGTGCCGAATAACGCGCGTGATATGAAAATAGACATAGCCCTGTCCAATTCGTTTGGCTTTGGTGGCACTAACGCAACACTCATTATGAGTCGTTTATCTTAA
- the acpP gene encoding acyl carrier protein, whose protein sequence is MSVEEQVKKIVVEQLGVKEEEVNSASSFVDDLGADSLDTVELVMALEEEFECEIPDEEAEKITTVQHAIDYINSQSA, encoded by the coding sequence ATGAGCGTTGAAGAACAGGTTAAGAAGATTGTTGTTGAGCAACTTGGCGTCAAAGAAGAAGAAGTGAACAGCGCGTCCTCATTCGTTGATGACCTCGGTGCAGATTCCCTTGACACCGTTGAGCTAGTGATGGCTCTTGAAGAAGAATTTGAATGCGAGATCCCTGACGAGGAAGCAGAGAAAATCACTACCGTCCAGCATGCTATTGATTATATTAATAGTCAATCTGCCTAA
- the fabG gene encoding 3-oxoacyl-ACP reductase FabG gives MNLKNEIALVTGASRGLGKAILYALAAQGATVIGTATSDAGAQKISDSLTEAGLSGLGLCLDVRDQASVERMMVAISEKYSAPSILVNNAGITRDNLFLRMKEDEWFDVIDTNLNSLYRLCKACIRPMTKARKGRIINIASVVGLIGNAGQTNYAAAKAGMCGFTKSLAREIGSRNITVNCIAPGFIETDMTAALSDEHKQALIGQIAAGRLGQPDDIAAAACFLASDSASYITGETLNVNGGLYMA, from the coding sequence ATGAATTTAAAAAATGAAATTGCATTAGTTACGGGTGCCAGTCGCGGCTTAGGCAAGGCCATACTGTATGCACTGGCAGCACAAGGTGCCACCGTTATTGGTACCGCGACATCCGATGCGGGCGCACAAAAAATCAGCGATAGCCTCACCGAGGCAGGTCTCAGTGGATTGGGTTTGTGTCTCGATGTGCGTGATCAAGCCTCTGTCGAACGGATGATGGTAGCGATTAGCGAAAAATATTCAGCACCGAGCATATTGGTTAACAACGCTGGCATTACCCGCGATAATTTATTTTTACGTATGAAAGAAGACGAATGGTTTGATGTTATTGATACCAATTTAAATTCTTTATATCGTTTATGTAAAGCGTGTATTCGGCCTATGACCAAAGCACGCAAGGGGCGCATCATCAACATCGCCTCGGTGGTTGGTTTAATCGGTAATGCTGGTCAAACCAATTATGCTGCGGCAAAGGCGGGTATGTGTGGTTTTACTAAATCGCTTGCCCGTGAAATTGGTTCACGTAACATCACGGTGAATTGTATTGCGCCAGGTTTTATTGAAACTGACATGACGGCTGCTTTAAGTGATGAACATAAGCAAGCGCTTATAGGACAGATTGCAGCAGGGCGTTTAGGCCAACCTGATGACATTGCCGCTGCCGCCTGCTTTTTGGCCTCAGACAGCGCAAGCTATATAACTGGCGAAACACTGAATGTAAACGGTGGGTTGTACATGGCTTAG
- the rpmF gene encoding 50S ribosomal protein L32 codes for MAVQKSKVTPSRRGMRRSHDALPTVAVSIEPTTGETHRRHHISASGYYRGKKVIDVASDE; via the coding sequence ATGGCCGTACAAAAGAGTAAAGTAACCCCTTCAAGACGTGGCATGCGCCGTTCGCACGATGCTTTACCCACCGTTGCCGTATCGATTGAGCCGACGACGGGTGAAACCCATCGTCGTCATCATATCAGTGCAAGCGGTTATTATCGTGGCAAGAAAGTTATTGATGTTGCTAGTGACGAATAA
- the maf gene encoding septum formation inhibitor Maf has protein sequence MNDKALLLASSSPYRRQLLSRLRLEFTCISPNCDETPINNELATDLAARLALLKAETIAKLHPQALIIGSDQVVESNGELFGKPLSHTAAVVQLSKLAGKIVQFHTSLCLLNAISGQSQQAIEMVEVKFRPLSQATIEAYLKAEQPYDCAGAFKSEGLGSILFESIQSQDPTALIGLPLIRLCQFLENKGIKLV, from the coding sequence ATGAATGATAAAGCTCTGCTTTTGGCCTCCTCATCACCTTATCGACGCCAGCTGCTATCTCGCTTACGCCTAGAATTTACCTGTATATCACCAAATTGTGACGAAACACCGATCAATAATGAATTAGCAACTGATCTAGCCGCTAGGCTAGCTCTGCTCAAAGCAGAAACCATAGCAAAATTACACCCTCAAGCGCTTATTATTGGCTCTGACCAAGTAGTCGAGAGCAACGGTGAACTATTTGGCAAGCCATTGAGCCACACCGCAGCCGTAGTGCAACTAAGTAAGTTAGCCGGAAAAATAGTGCAATTTCACACCTCACTATGTTTATTAAACGCTATTTCAGGCCAAAGCCAACAAGCAATCGAAATGGTAGAGGTGAAATTTAGACCACTCTCACAAGCAACCATTGAGGCCTATTTAAAAGCAGAGCAACCCTATGATTGTGCCGGTGCATTCAAATCTGAAGGTTTGGGAAGCATTTTGTTTGAAAGCATTCAATCGCAAGATCCAACAGCGCTAATTGGTCTGCCGTTAATTCGACTTTGCCAGTTTCTCGAAAATAAAGGGATTAAACTCGTCTAA
- a CDS encoding ketoacyl-ACP synthase III, whose translation MIYSRIAGTGSFLPEKVYTNADLERMVDTTDEWIIDRTGIKKRHIAGENETTCDLAEQASRAAIDAAGLKTDDIDLIIVATTTPDQVFPSTACLLQKRLGIHGPAAFDVQAVCSGFVYALSIADKFIKTGAAKNALVVGAETLSRIIDWSDRTTCVLFGDGAGAVVLSASDKPGIISTHLHADGQYESLLTVPPVASKGVSTDDTVGKKSEAFIQMQGREVFKVAVNTLGRIVDETLNAAGMTQADIDWLVPHQANVRIINALGKKLSLPSERVVVTVQDHGNTSAASVPLALDTAVRDGRIQRGHTLFLEAFGGGFTWGSALLIY comes from the coding sequence ATGATTTACTCACGTATCGCAGGTACGGGTAGTTTTTTGCCTGAGAAAGTCTATACCAATGCAGACCTGGAACGTATGGTCGATACAACCGATGAATGGATTATCGATCGAACCGGCATTAAAAAACGCCATATTGCAGGTGAAAACGAGACCACCTGTGACCTCGCTGAGCAAGCGTCGCGTGCCGCCATTGATGCGGCAGGCTTAAAAACAGATGATATTGATTTAATTATTGTTGCCACGACGACGCCGGATCAAGTTTTTCCAAGTACAGCCTGTCTTTTGCAAAAGCGTTTGGGCATTCACGGTCCCGCTGCATTTGATGTGCAAGCGGTGTGTTCTGGTTTTGTTTATGCTTTATCAATCGCTGATAAGTTTATTAAAACAGGTGCAGCAAAAAATGCTTTAGTTGTTGGCGCGGAAACATTGTCACGCATTATTGACTGGAGCGATAGAACAACGTGTGTGCTGTTTGGTGACGGTGCCGGTGCAGTTGTGCTCAGTGCTAGCGATAAGCCTGGGATTATATCGACACATCTACATGCAGATGGCCAGTATGAATCACTATTGACGGTGCCCCCGGTGGCCTCTAAGGGTGTCTCGACAGATGATACAGTAGGCAAGAAAAGTGAAGCCTTTATCCAGATGCAAGGGCGTGAAGTGTTTAAAGTTGCGGTCAATACCCTAGGACGCATTGTTGACGAAACTCTAAATGCTGCTGGCATGACCCAGGCAGACATTGATTGGTTGGTGCCACATCAAGCCAATGTACGTATTATCAATGCGCTAGGTAAAAAGCTTAGCTTGCCGAGTGAACGTGTTGTGGTAACGGTTCAAGATCACGGTAATACTTCCGCCGCATCGGTACCACTGGCATTGGATACCGCTGTGCGTGATGGCCGTATCCAACGTGGGCATACCCTTTTTCTTGAAGCATTTGGTGGTGGCTTTACCTGGGGCTCCGCCTTACTTATTTATTAA
- a CDS encoding S49 family peptidase has protein sequence MTDNRDNWAGSAEPIQQASSTQTQPGWERDVLEKVALAGIQEQRRGRRWSIFFKVLMFAYLFILLWLFFGKNSAMVDSSLAATGKHAALIEINGVISAATEANADSVVAGLRKAFANKQNVGVILRINSPGGSPVQSGYIADEINRLRGLHPDIPVYAVLSDICASGGYYIAANADEIYADKATLVGSIGVIMNGFGFVEAMQDLGVERRLLTAGTNKGFLDPFSPLKKEETDHVRTLLSSMHNQFISVVKAGRGDRLKDDPTLFSGLLWTGEQAIELGLVDGLGSSSYVAREILGVDKVVDYTHQEPYLEKLFGRLGASVGNTLVSAFSPKLQ, from the coding sequence ATGACTGATAATCGCGATAACTGGGCCGGTTCGGCAGAACCGATACAACAAGCCAGCAGCACTCAAACACAACCTGGGTGGGAGCGTGACGTACTTGAAAAAGTTGCATTGGCTGGCATTCAAGAACAACGACGTGGGCGACGCTGGAGCATTTTTTTTAAGGTATTGATGTTTGCCTATCTGTTTATCTTGCTATGGCTGTTTTTTGGTAAAAATAGCGCTATGGTTGATTCCAGTCTCGCTGCAACAGGCAAACACGCCGCCTTGATTGAAATCAATGGCGTCATCAGCGCCGCTACTGAGGCCAACGCCGATAGCGTGGTAGCAGGTTTGCGTAAGGCCTTTGCAAACAAGCAAAACGTCGGCGTCATTCTGCGCATCAATAGCCCAGGTGGTAGCCCGGTGCAATCAGGTTATATCGCCGATGAAATCAACCGGCTACGCGGCCTGCACCCCGACATTCCTGTGTATGCCGTCTTGTCAGACATTTGCGCATCGGGCGGTTATTACATTGCAGCCAATGCCGATGAGATCTACGCTGACAAGGCAACGCTGGTTGGCTCAATTGGTGTCATCATGAATGGCTTTGGTTTTGTTGAAGCCATGCAAGACCTTGGTGTAGAGCGTCGTCTGCTTACTGCAGGAACAAACAAAGGTTTCCTTGATCCGTTTTCGCCCTTAAAAAAAGAAGAAACCGACCATGTACGTACTTTACTGAGCAGTATGCATAACCAATTTATTAGCGTTGTCAAAGCAGGTCGTGGTGATCGACTCAAAGATGATCCAACATTGTTTAGCGGTCTACTTTGGACCGGCGAGCAGGCTATTGAACTTGGCCTAGTCGATGGTCTGGGTAGTAGTAGTTATGTTGCACGTGAGATACTGGGCGTAGACAAGGTGGTTGACTATACGCATCAAGAGCCTTACCTCGAGAAGCTATTTGGTCGTCTCGGTGCCAGCGTGGGTAATACACTGGTTTCAGCTTTCTCGCCGAAGCTACAATAA